A DNA window from Zingiber officinale cultivar Zhangliang chromosome 3A, Zo_v1.1, whole genome shotgun sequence contains the following coding sequences:
- the LOC122052502 gene encoding anthocyanidin 3-O-glucosyltransferase 2-like encodes MGENKLVLLPSPAVGHIITMVEMGKLLFRRHSDTSAAHFSITILLPGPASAPAVDACIKSVEASGLDIEFRRLPRVDPPTDNDGPEDFTSLLMQKLMPHVKYAVADIQRLSAAPVAALIVDFFATGALDFTRELGVPCYVYFTTSAAFLALMLYLPTLHENFPMEFEEMEEAVHIPGVCPILPLSMPAPFMSKKSGRYTCFVHHGRRFCELDGIIINTFAELQPETLRAVEKGLCVPGRWMPPVFPVGPVLASHVDGGGASNGRLRRHECLAWLDEQPAGSVVFLCFGSRGSFEAAQVAEMAKGLERSGHRFLWALRVASLKEAELVMRQPEEPSRLEEVLPKGFTERTKGRGMVLASWAPQADILAHLAVRGFVTHCGWNSCLESLWFGVPMLGWPLYAEQHLNAVVMAEDIGVALRLEVEREKGNWVGAEELERGVGRLMGEGEEGRRVRAKAKEMMAASRRAGEEGGSSFVTMKKLLVELLTKRAP; translated from the coding sequence ATGGGGGAAAACAAGTTGGTGCTCCTTCCCTCGCCCGCCGTGGGCCACATCATCACCATGGTGGAGATGGGCAAACTGCTATTTCGTCGCCACTCCGACACCTCCGCTGCCCACTTCTCCATCACCATCCTCCTCCCTGGCCCCGCTTCCGCCCCTGCCGTCGACGCCTGCATCAAATCCGTCGAGGCGTCCGGCCTCGACATCGAATTTCGGCGGCTTCCGCGCGTCGATCCACCCACCGATAACGACGGCCCAGAGGACTTCACGTCCCTCCTCATGCAGAAGCTCATGCCCCACGTGAAATACGCCGTCGCCGACATACAGCGTCTCTCCGCCGCCCCCGTGGCGGCGCTGATCGTTGATTTTTTTGCCACCGGGGCGCTAGATTTCACCCGAGAGCTCGGCGTGCCTTGCTACGTATACTTCACCACCAGTGCTGCCTTCCTTGCGCTCATGCTTTATTTACCAACTCTTCACGAGAATTTCCCCATGGAGTTCGAGGAAATGGAGGAAGCGGTGCATATACCGGGCGTGTGCCCCATTCTGCCGCTTTCGATGCCGGCACCGTTCATGAGCAAGAAGAGCGGGAGATACACCTGCTTCGTGCACCACGGCCGGCGCTTCTGCGAGCTCGACGGCATCATCATCAACACCTTCGCCGAGCTCCAGCCTGAGACATTGCGGGCCGTGGAAAAGGGGCTCTGCGTGCCAGGCCGCTGGATGCCGCCGGTGTTCCCAGTGGGCCCCGTGCTCGCGAGCCACGTGGACGGCGGCGGCGCTTCGAATGGTCGACTACGGAGACACGAGTGCCTGGCGTGGCTTGACGAGCAGCCGGCAGGGTCGGTGGTATTCCTCTGCTTCGGGAGCAGAGGAAGCTTCGAGGCAGCGCAGGTTGCGGAGATGGCGAAGGGGCTAGAGCGGAGCGGGCACCGGTTCCTATGGGCGCTGCGCGTGGCGAGTCTGAAGGAGGCGGAACTTGTGATGCGGCAGCCTGAAGAGCCGTCGAGGCTGGAGGAGGTGCTTCCGAAGGGGTTCACGGAGAGGACAAAGGGGAGGGGGATGGTGTTGGCGTCGTGGGCGCCACAGGCGGACATACTGGCGCACCTGGCAGTGAGGGGATTTGTGACGCACTGCGGGTGGAATTCATGCCTGGAGAGCTTGTGGTTTGGGGTGCCAATGTTAGGGTGGCCGCTGTACGCTGAGCAGCACCTGAACGCAGTAGTGATGGCGGAGGACATAGGGGTGGCGCTGCGGCTGGAAGTGGAGAGGGAGAAGGGAAACTGGGTGGGGGCGGAGGAGTTGGAGAGAGGGGTGGGGAGGTTGATGGGGGAGGGGGAGGAAGGGAGGAGGGTGAGAGCGAAGGCGAAGGAGATGATGGCGGCCAGTAGGAGGGCCGGGGAGGAAGGTGGTTCTTCCTTCGTTACCATGAAAAAGCTGTTGGTGGAACTACTCACCAAGAGGGCACCATGA